The following are encoded in a window of Mannheimia varigena genomic DNA:
- the nanQ gene encoding N-acetylneuraminate anomerase produces MILADLSRDDYVKSLPSVFSRLCQKLKTLDLANLELGWQELEEGIRMNVMSFETSTAEGKKAEMHRKFVDIQLLIEGEEMIEYGLSQPDLSKYDEYRDEDDYQLTDAIDDKNEVVLKPNMFAIFFPYEPHKPGNAVNGNKTLKKLVVKVPAELI; encoded by the coding sequence ATGATCTTAGCCGATTTATCAAGAGATGATTATGTGAAATCACTGCCCTCGGTATTTTCTCGCCTTTGCCAAAAGCTTAAAACATTAGATTTAGCCAATTTAGAGTTAGGTTGGCAAGAGCTAGAAGAAGGTATCCGAATGAATGTGATGAGCTTTGAAACTAGCACAGCAGAAGGTAAAAAAGCGGAAATGCACCGTAAATTCGTGGATATTCAGTTATTGATTGAAGGCGAAGAGATGATTGAATACGGCTTGAGCCAGCCTGATTTAAGTAAATATGACGAATATCGTGATGAAGACGACTATCAACTCACTGATGCGATTGATGACAAAAATGAAGTGGTGCTTAAGCCAAATATGTTTGCCATTTTCTTTCCTTACGAACCGCACAAGCCTGGCAATGCGGTAAACGGCAATAAAACATTGAAAAAATTGGTGGTGAAAGTGCCTGCCGAGTTAATTTAG